tagagtacacacacacaaaaatgaataattttaaaggaaaagcaaACAGAGTAGCAGACTCAGATAAGATGTGAGACGCTGACACCAGAGGTCTGAGGTAGAGGCTGTCCGGAGCAATCATGGCCTGTGGTCATAGATGTCATTAGGAGGTGATGGGTAACAGAAGGAATGGACTCTTAGGTTTGTGAGGTGGCACTGTGTGACCCATGGATCTATTCTCACAGGTGCTGGCTGCAGGATTCAACTGctcggaggaggaggaagtggaggaggaggaggaggaggaggaggggaaggagctgCTTCTAGGGGCTCTGGATGGCCCCAATCAGGTGTCATCCCAGGTGTCCTGGCCCCAGCTGCTCTATACCTACCAGCTCCTACATTCCTTGGAGCTTGTCCTGTCTCGGGCTGTCCGGGACCTGACGTTGTTGACCTTGCCCCAGCACCCAGGCCCGGCTTGGGGTtcctaaactaaactaaaaagtTCCCTCCTGGAGGGACTTTTAAGCTCCCTTCCCACATCCACTAAGACTCTAAGGCTGGGGTCTGGCCGACAGTGCAGGACAGTCTCTGGCCCATTTGCCTTTGACCAGGCAGAGTTTCACTAGTCCCCAGCCCTGACCCAATAACTTAAAAGCCCAACAGACCTCACCAGATATTTATTtcttggatatttatttatttttagaaaatgatggtttatttattgtttcattCTTGAGTTAGGCCACCATGCTGGGTGACTAATAAAGCCCTCTGGCCCACTCTGTGTCTCCACGTCTTCACAGGAGTGTCTGGCACCCACTGAGCAGGAGAGCTTGGGAACAGTCCGAAGCTTCTGCCTAGCCAGAACCTCTCTCTACTCCTATGTTCTTGGAGTTCCTGCAACGTTCCCCAACTCTGGCCTGGAGGTTACCATAGCAACCTGCAGTTGTGATATTGAGCTATCATtttagaaactcaaagcaactgGTCTGCTGCCCATGGTCATTGACAAAGAAAGGCAGCGCTCTTTCTTTTGGGGGAGAGCGGGGGCTTCCACCCCAGAGGTCTGTTATCTTACATAGCTCTCTGTGGGGCTCTAGCATGATGGGTAATTGGCGGGGAGGGCGCGGCGATCATACAGGGAAGATTTAGGGGAGTAGAGTCTTTCCAACCCCGTCTTCCTTGTAGTCTCCTGAGCAGCCCAGAGAGATGGGAAAGGTGACCAGGGCAGGGACCTATGATAGCTTACACTGGGGAATCCAACTCCTTAGAGTCAAGGTCTTCATAAACATCTGGTGTCGCTGAGGCCCAGAGGGTGAAAACGATGTGTTCCAGGAGCAGAGGGAGTCAAGGGTAACAAGAGTCCAGCAGAGCGTCCTGACCCTCCCGTAGGAGGCCTGTCTCACGAGGGCTCTAGGCTCTGTCACTGTGGCTTCGGCCGGCTCAGGCGGGCTTGCAGCTCCTGCATCATGCCAGGATGAGCGAATCCAAACCTGTAGAAGGAACAGACCCATGGGAGCTGGCCCCCGAtgcccacagcctcctcaccAGCCCGAGTGTGGTGCCCCTGGGCCTACCCATGTCCCAGCACTTTTTTCCTGGCTGGCATTGGAGTCCCTTCAGGCCTTGGGGCACTTGGCTCTGAAGTCTCCTCGGGTTGAAGAGGTGCCGGCTCAGGGAACAGCAGCTCCTCCTGGGGTTGGGGGCTGGGAGGGTCATACTGCGGCTCAGGAGCAGAGATTCGACGCAAAGAGGGCCTCGAGCGCCGCCGTGAGGAATTTCGTGAGAGAAGCACACGACTTCGAGGGACAGAGACATCCAGGAGGGACCCGGGGAGCAGGGCCTACAGGGCGAGGGACACAGACAACTGTGGAGAGCTGACTTCCAAATTCCGCTTGTCCCTCTCGGGGTCCTGCGGCAGCCCTCACCTCATTCCAGTGGCTCTGAGCATCTCCTGGGGCACTGGCTGTGGCCCCCGCTGATTCAGAGGAGCCAGGCACAGCTAACGTGGGAATCTGGTGTGTCTGCTGGCCTGAGGCGTCCTCCAGACCTTCTGGATCATTCTCCTGGATCTCTGTCCTCTGTGCTTCTCTCACGGCCTCCTCCACATCACGTAGCTTTTGTGTCTCTCCCTCAGAGTTGTGGGCCCTCCGCTCTCTTGACAGCCCTCCCCTAGCCTCGTCTTCCAACGGCATCTGCTCTCCTAGGAGCCCCCCAGTCTCCACGAGGGCTATGGACCTCtcagctctctctgcctgggaGCCTAAAGTCACGCCATCCATTCCCCTCGTCCCTTCTGCCATCACAGATGTCCCCGTTTCTGCCTGCTCTCCCTCTCCCGTCCCACCGATTTCTTGGACATCATAGCCAGTCGCCTTCTCCTCTGCTGCGCCTTCTGAGCAAGCTTCCTGCCCACTTTGCTTCTCTGGAGCCTCTTCCAGCTCGGTGACTCCCCCCGTCTCCCCTCTGCCCTTGGGATGCCAGGCTTTCCCAAACTCCCTCTCTGGAGCCATCCCAGCCTCCCATTCGGGCCCTTCCTCGGCCCCCACAATCCTGCTACCCAAGATAATCTCAGCAGCTGAAGAACTGGTCTGTGTGTCTTCATTGTCCTGTAGGCTCAGagccacctcctccagcctcctcgTGCTGCACGTTCCGTTTGTCTCCCAAGGCGCCGCAGCCTCCCCCGCACCAGCCTTGATTTCTGTGGGCCTGGACTCCCCCActgactggcctgcctctgcttcctggcttccctcCAGCTCCTGGCTCATTGCTATGGAGGCcagtcctgcctctgctccccaccctggGACCTCGGGCTGTTGAGACTCCTGGCCTCCTTCAGCCTGGACCTCCTCTGCCTGCCCTGTTGCAATCTCTTCCTCACCTGCTTCTTCAgcatctgcttctacctcctgggtgTTTGTGCTGTCCGCATCCCTTCTCCAGTTTCCCTGGGCTTCTAGCTCAGGACCTGCAAACCCCATAGGCCTGCTGTGACAGTCCTCCAAATGTAGCATCCCCGCTGGGCTCAGGTCTGGAGCTCTCCTGGTCTCCTCCTGAcccttctgtccttcctcaaGTTGTTCAGTCAAGGTCTGGGAAGCTCTCCTCAGCTCAGGGTCCTGTCCTCCAGTGACCTCTGCTCTCAACACCTCTTGTCTCACCTGAgctgcctctcttttctctcccacatACGATTCCTCAGGCCTGGCTTCTGGAGATTCTTCCAAGTCAGGCTCCCCTTGAGCCTCCTTGTCCAGGGCTAGCACAGCTTCTGTGGCCCCAGGGCTCCTTTCCTCCCTGGGGGACTCTTCTGCCTGCACCTCCTCCTCCAGACTCACCCCCTTCTCTCCGGTGGCTGGGTCTTGCCTTTCCTCGTCCTCAGAGCTGCCCCGTGTCTCCTGGTCTCCCTCCGCCTGCTTCCCTGCTGTCTGGCCTTCAGTCATCTCTctggttctctccctctccagggGCTGGGTCTGATGGCTAGCTTCAGCCTCTCTCTTCTCATCCATCTCATCCTGCTGGCCTCCCTTGCAAGCCTCTTCTAGGACCCAGACTTTCCCAGTAGCTTCTGGGATGCTGTCTTCTGGGTCTGGCCCAtattctgcttcctgaatgcccAGGTTATCAACCTCCTCCCTGCCTGAGGCTGCCCAGGCCTCTCTACCCAACATGGCCCAGTGCTCAGATTCTGCCTCTGGGTTTTGTGTCCCCTGTGCCTTTGCCTCCGTCATCAGGaccatcctctcttcctccttgtcaGCCCCTCTGGCCCCAAACCCCTCGGGTTCTGCATCCTTGACCACCCAGTCTGTCTCTTTGCTGTCCTCCGTAACCTCCTGCCCATCGGTACCAGCATTCTCCTCGGGCTCCCTGGGCCAGGCTGGCTGTGACTCCACTCCCCTGGCCAACCCTGACTCTGCGGCTCTGACCAccacctccttttcttccttctgttcacAGGTTCTCAGCGGCTCCCCACTGCTCACTTCCTGCTCACCGTGCTCCCAGATCTCCTGGGCTCTGGTACTGCTCccgtctctgtgagtcccaggccctGCCTCAGGCCTCAGCGGAGCATTTGGCTCCTGGCCCCTGGCACCCTCAGCTGCCTTCCTGGACCCAGTGTCCTGCCTTTCTGCTTGGAGCCTTGGGGAGCTGTCTGCTCTCCACCCCCAGGTCTGTTCACCAGCTAAACTTCCTTCTTGGCATCTTATGAGCTCTCCAGGAGCTCCTACCCTCTCTCCCTGGTCACTCCTAAATCCCTCCAGTGCCTCCTGGGCTTCCTCCTCTATaaccttctctggcttctctgcGGCCACTTCCCCAGGCTCTTCAGCTGCCTGCGGCTCCCTCTCTACCGTGGGGACTGTATCTCCTATGAGGTAGGACACAAAAGCGCTGAAGGAATCCtagaagagaggagagcagagtgaAGACACTCAGGGCAAGGGTAGCCCTTGCCCCAGGGGCACTACTCCAAACAAGCCCAGGTAAGAAATCTGGGGTTGGAAATCTGTGTAAGGACCAACATAGGGTCTATCCTGGAGTACATGCACgcactggcggggggggggggggggggggggggggggcgggagatgGAAAGACTGGAGTCTGACTAGGAGTCTGGCTGACTGTAGGAAAGGGACCCAAGCCTGAGGAGAGGCTCTAAGGGAGCAGGAAAGGTGGAACTACAGGGAATGGCCAGAAGCCTCTGGGATCTCCCCCTCTCACCAGCGCTCCCCGCAAGGCCTGATGCAGCCCAGGGAGACGAAGCCGGAGAAAATCCATCCTGTAGGTCTCTCTGTGTCCAGAAAGCTCACAATGACCATCAGTCCCCACCCACTAATGCAAGCCTGtcctccccagcacccaagacacttcctcttctcttgtctctgcctgacGTATCTCCACCCCAGGCCTTGTGCACCTCCCCCATGCTCTGGGATGACTTCCTGACAGGCAGGAAAATGGCTGTAGAGTGTCCAGGTGACTCAGGCTCAGGTGCACATCTGGAGCTAAAGGGCAGAGGATCGggccagaaaggaaaaaatgggAACAGGAGACCTCAGAAGTGggtatgggggagggggcatgtgGCAAGTGCAGCCCGGGTGAGTCAGGTCTCATATTCACACCTCAGCCATTTCCGTCTCCTCCAAGCCACAGCCTTCAGAGAGAGGAAGCTAGGGTTTGTGGTTCCTGATTGATCTGGGGGAGAAGTCGGAGTGAGGATGGAGACTAGTGGAAGTGCTGGCCCCCCACTTCCATGCCGTGAACACTTCTCTGAGGAGTGAAAAGTCTGGACTGGTGTCTCCAGTGCCCATGTCCTCAACTGTGGCTATTCTTGTACTGGGGCCATTGGTTACTCACAGCTTTC
The sequence above is drawn from the Peromyscus leucopus breed LL Stock chromosome 1, UCI_PerLeu_2.1, whole genome shotgun sequence genome and encodes:
- the Apobr gene encoding apolipoprotein B receptor, which produces MDFLRLRLPGLHQALRGALDSFSAFVSYLIGDTVPTVEREPQAAEEPGEVAAEKPEKVIEEEAQEALEGFRSDQGERVGAPGELIRCQEGSLAGEQTWGWRADSSPRLQAERQDTGSRKAAEGARGQEPNAPLRPEAGPGTHRDGSSTRAQEIWEHGEQEVSSGEPLRTCEQKEEKEVVVRAAESGLARGVESQPAWPREPEENAGTDGQEVTEDSKETDWVVKDAEPEGFGARGADKEEERMVLMTEAKAQGTQNPEAESEHWAMLGREAWAASGREEVDNLGIQEAEYGPDPEDSIPEATGKVWVLEEACKGGQQDEMDEKREAEASHQTQPLERERTREMTEGQTAGKQAEGDQETRGSSEDEERQDPATGEKGVSLEEEVQAEESPREERSPGATEAVLALDKEAQGEPDLEESPEARPEESYVGEKREAAQVRQEVLRAEVTGGQDPELRRASQTLTEQLEEGQKGQEETRRAPDLSPAGMLHLEDCHSRPMGFAGPELEAQGNWRRDADSTNTQEVEADAEEAGEEEIATGQAEEVQAEGGQESQQPEVPGWGAEAGLASIAMSQELEGSQEAEAGQSVGESRPTEIKAGAGEAAAPWETNGTCSTRRLEEVALSLQDNEDTQTSSSAAEIILGSRIVGAEEGPEWEAGMAPEREFGKAWHPKGRGETGGVTELEEAPEKQSGQEACSEGAAEEKATGYDVQEIGGTGEGEQAETGTSVMAEGTRGMDGVTLGSQAERAERSIALVETGGLLGEQMPLEDEARGGLSRERRAHNSEGETQKLRDVEEAVREAQRTEIQENDPEGLEDASGQQTHQIPTLAVPGSSESAGATASAPGDAQSHWNEALLPGSLLDVSVPRSRVLLSRNSSRRRSRPSLRRISAPEPQYDPPSPQPQEELLFPEPAPLQPEETSEPSAPRPEGTPMPARKKVLGHGFGFAHPGMMQELQARLSRPKPQ